The following coding sequences are from one uncultured Methanobrevibacter sp. window:
- a CDS encoding cation-translocating P-type ATPase, whose product MIDEITDFLFGLKMTIISAIFLVIAVIFMILGIDTPIYLNPAWGAVIISGIPMLLLALTRLIREKWISSALLIAIAMVASLLIGEIFAAGEVAWIMALGALLEDWTVERAKKGLRNLINLTPQTGRRIVDGKEEMISVDEIKIGDTLRILPGESVPVDGEIINGTSSLDQSIMTGESLPIDKDIGDEVFCGTMNLYGAIDIKATSLGENSSLQKLIDLVKAADEKQAPTQRIADKWATWLVPVALIIAIAAWLITGNIERGVTVLVVFCPCALILATPTAIMAAIGQATKYGVLIKSGEALETLGGLNTLVFDKTGTLTYGNLAVSDIISLKDDLDEMDVLNIVASCEKLSEHPLAKAIVDKAKEAEIDIEEPQDFKMVPGKGVSCKNSYGQVYAGNSKFLSENNIDFNVDAELNQLKHEGKASIIVALNDGVVGLIGLSDVIREDSKNMIENLHDLGTETILLTGDNTETANYFASQVGIGKVYGNLLPQEKLDWIEKLKSEGKKVCMIGDGVNDAPALKTADVSVAMGSVGSDVAIEAADIALLGDDIGKIPYLKKLSNSTLFTIKANIIISMTINAVAIVCSVLGLLNPVTGAIVHNAGSCLVVLNAALLYDRKFDDSIKKIDTENVEHSHYHFHNDGEHSHSHDGIKIIDEIKTESGIKHMHAHKHALVRQSCETYHN is encoded by the coding sequence TTGATTGATGAAATAACTGATTTCTTATTTGGTTTGAAAATGACCATTATTTCAGCCATATTTCTCGTAATCGCTGTTATTTTCATGATACTTGGAATTGACACTCCAATTTACCTAAACCCTGCATGGGGTGCGGTAATAATAAGTGGTATTCCAATGTTATTATTGGCTTTAACCAGATTAATCCGTGAAAAGTGGATTTCATCTGCACTTCTTATTGCAATAGCTATGGTAGCATCACTCTTGATTGGTGAGATATTTGCAGCAGGTGAAGTGGCATGGATTATGGCTTTAGGTGCTCTTTTAGAAGACTGGACAGTTGAAAGAGCTAAAAAAGGTTTAAGAAATCTTATTAATTTAACTCCACAAACAGGTAGGAGAATTGTTGATGGCAAGGAAGAAATGATTTCCGTTGATGAGATTAAAATCGGAGATACTTTAAGAATTCTTCCTGGTGAAAGTGTACCTGTTGACGGTGAAATTATAAACGGTACTTCTTCTCTTGATCAATCTATCATGACTGGTGAATCATTGCCGATTGATAAGGATATAGGGGATGAGGTATTCTGTGGTACCATGAATTTGTATGGTGCAATTGACATTAAAGCAACCAGTTTAGGTGAAAACTCTTCACTTCAAAAATTGATTGACCTTGTAAAGGCAGCTGATGAAAAGCAAGCTCCAACTCAAAGGATTGCAGATAAATGGGCTACATGGCTTGTTCCTGTTGCATTGATAATCGCAATTGCAGCTTGGCTCATTACAGGAAACATTGAAAGAGGGGTGACAGTCCTCGTAGTGTTCTGTCCATGTGCATTGATACTTGCTACACCAACTGCAATTATGGCAGCTATTGGTCAGGCAACAAAATATGGGGTTCTCATTAAATCTGGTGAAGCTTTAGAGACATTAGGTGGATTGAATACCTTAGTATTTGATAAAACAGGTACTTTAACTTATGGTAATTTAGCAGTTTCAGATATTATTTCCTTGAAAGACGATTTAGATGAAATGGATGTCTTAAATATAGTTGCTTCTTGTGAGAAATTAAGTGAGCATCCATTGGCTAAAGCTATTGTAGACAAAGCAAAAGAAGCGGAAATTGATATTGAAGAACCACAAGACTTTAAGATGGTCCCTGGAAAAGGGGTAAGTTGTAAAAACTCTTATGGTCAAGTATATGCAGGAAACTCCAAATTTCTATCAGAAAATAATATTGATTTTAATGTTGATGCTGAACTAAACCAGTTAAAACATGAAGGTAAGGCTTCAATTATCGTTGCTTTGAATGATGGCGTAGTCGGTTTGATCGGATTATCTGATGTGATACGTGAAGATTCCAAAAACATGATTGAGAACTTGCATGATTTAGGAACTGAAACCATATTGCTTACAGGGGATAATACTGAAACCGCTAATTATTTTGCCTCTCAAGTTGGAATTGGAAAGGTATATGGTAATCTTCTTCCTCAAGAAAAGCTTGATTGGATTGAAAAGCTCAAAAGTGAAGGCAAGAAAGTCTGTATGATTGGTGATGGTGTAAATGATGCACCTGCACTTAAGACAGCTGATGTAAGTGTAGCAATGGGATCCGTTGGAAGTGATGTTGCAATTGAGGCAGCAGACATTGCACTCTTAGGTGATGACATTGGCAAGATTCCATATCTTAAAAAGCTTTCAAATTCAACCTTGTTTACAATCAAGGCAAACATTATCATTTCCATGACAATCAATGCAGTAGCTATTGTATGTTCCGTTTTAGGATTGTTGAATCCTGTTACTGGAGCTATTGTACACAATGCAGGGTCATGTCTTGTAGTGCTTAATGCAGCATTGCTGTATGACAGGAAATTTGATGATTCAATTAAGAAAATCGATACTGAAAATGTAGAGCATTCACATTATCATTTCCACAACGATGGTGAGCACTCACATTCTCATGACGGCATTAAGATAATTGATGAAATCAAAACAGAAAGTGGAATTAAGCATATGCATGCTCACAAGCATGCATTGGTTAGACAAAGTTGTGAAACCTATCACAACTAG
- a CDS encoding flavodoxin family protein translates to MAKKIIAVNAGPRKGWNTDTLIDEAIKGAESAGAEVQKFNLFHLEKYTGCISCFGCKKNKYKGNCIRKDGLTEVLDAIREADGLIIGSPNYLGELTASFRALYERLVFQNLTYNTETPCCNENPIPTLLIMTSNSPDTMYEELLKNYQNVFNGFVGPTEVFVSGETLQLKDYSKTDWPWFFNAKERYERHEKIFPKEREAAFEKGKELVL, encoded by the coding sequence ATGGCTAAAAAAATAATAGCAGTCAATGCAGGACCTAGAAAAGGATGGAATACTGACACTTTAATTGATGAAGCGATAAAGGGAGCGGAATCTGCAGGTGCAGAAGTCCAGAAATTCAATTTGTTCCATTTGGAGAAATACACAGGATGCATTTCATGCTTTGGATGTAAAAAAAATAAATATAAAGGAAATTGCATACGCAAAGACGGTTTGACAGAGGTATTGGATGCAATTCGTGAAGCTGATGGATTGATAATAGGATCTCCAAACTACTTAGGTGAACTTACAGCATCCTTTAGAGCTCTTTATGAAAGATTGGTATTCCAGAATTTGACATACAATACCGAGACTCCATGCTGCAATGAAAATCCTATTCCAACATTGCTCATAATGACAAGCAATTCACCAGATACCATGTATGAGGAATTGCTTAAAAATTATCAAAATGTTTTTAACGGCTTTGTAGGCCCAACTGAAGTCTTTGTATCTGGAGAAACACTTCAGCTTAAGGATTATAGCAAAACAGATTGGCCATGGTTTTTCAATGCTAAAGAAAGATACGAAAGACATGAAAAGATTTTCCCTAAGGAAAGAGAAGCTGCTTTTGAAAAAGGAAAAGAATTAGTATTGTAA
- a CDS encoding methionine synthase, producing MITTVVGSFGIDLKEPETLGEKIKSSIGLYDPYKIAIEEAVKLQLDCGIDIIGDGQPRGDMVGSFVKHIPGFSYEMNSSVIVSKIRAPQVDIMIKDLKFALNVLKKEIKDRNMSEDEASKKGVKLMLTGPSTIVHSSRLESFYKERNPAIIDCAYALRREVESAEKAGAKYVQIDEPFLSTGMVDLKVAKEAIGILTDGIEMPMGMHVCGNLDGCFKDIAKFPIDILDCEFAGNNVNIGILEANADLLKGKKLGFGCVDSAVNAVDDKEEVKALVERGIAAVGKENMLLDPDCGLRKVDIPIAKEKLRILSDLAKEFN from the coding sequence TTGATTACAACTGTTGTAGGTAGTTTTGGGATTGATTTGAAGGAACCTGAAACTCTTGGTGAAAAGATAAAGTCTTCAATTGGATTGTATGATCCATATAAAATAGCTATTGAAGAGGCAGTCAAATTGCAATTGGACTGTGGAATAGACATTATTGGGGATGGTCAGCCAAGAGGGGATATGGTAGGTTCCTTTGTAAAGCATATTCCAGGATTCTCATATGAAATGAATTCTTCAGTTATTGTATCCAAGATAAGGGCCCCTCAAGTTGATATAATGATCAAGGACTTGAAATTTGCTCTAAATGTCCTTAAAAAAGAGATTAAGGATAGGAACATGAGTGAGGATGAGGCAAGCAAGAAAGGAGTAAAGCTTATGTTGACAGGACCTTCAACTATTGTCCATTCTTCAAGATTAGAATCATTTTATAAAGAGAGAAATCCAGCTATCATTGATTGCGCTTATGCATTAAGGCGTGAAGTGGAGTCAGCAGAGAAAGCTGGAGCAAAATATGTTCAAATCGATGAGCCATTCTTATCTACTGGTATGGTTGACTTGAAAGTTGCAAAGGAAGCGATAGGAATCCTTACTGATGGCATTGAAATGCCTATGGGAATGCATGTCTGCGGTAATCTTGATGGATGCTTCAAGGATATTGCCAAGTTCCCTATTGATATCTTGGATTGTGAATTTGCAGGAAACAATGTGAATATTGGTATTCTGGAAGCAAATGCTGATTTGCTTAAAGGCAAAAAATTAGGATTCGGTTGTGTCGATTCAGCTGTAAATGCTGTTGATGACAAAGAAGAAGTTAAAGCTTTAGTTGAAAGAGGAATTGCAGCAGTAGGCAAGGAAAACATGCTCCTTGATCCTGATTGTGGCCTTAGAAAAGTGGATATTCCAATTGCAAAGGAAAAACTAAGAATCCTCTCTGATTTGGCTAAAGAGTTTAACTAA
- the mch gene encoding methenyltetrahydromethanopterin cyclohydrolase, translating to MVSVNLEAKKTVDVMIEKADDLNIAVSKLGNGATVIDCGVNVAGSFKAGELYTKVCLGGLADVGISIPGDLSEKFALPSVKIKTDFPAISTLGAQKAGWSVSVGEFFALGSGPARALSLKPAETYEEIDYKDEADLAILTLEADVLPGEDVAQYIADECGVAVENVFLLVAPTASLVGSIQIAGRVVENGTYKMLEFLKFDVKKVVHAAGIAPIAPIDPDGLKAMGKTNDAVLFGGRTYYYVKSEEGDDIAAVAAQLPSSAADGYGKPFFDVFKDAGFDFYQIDKGMFAPAEVVINDLTTGKLYKEGFVNAELLKKSFGIE from the coding sequence ATGGTTAGTGTCAATTTAGAAGCTAAAAAAACTGTAGATGTAATGATTGAAAAAGCTGACGACCTTAACATTGCTGTTTCCAAATTAGGAAACGGAGCAACCGTTATTGACTGTGGTGTAAATGTTGCTGGTAGTTTTAAAGCAGGTGAATTATATACTAAAGTATGTCTTGGAGGATTAGCTGATGTGGGTATTTCCATTCCTGGAGACTTATCTGAAAAATTCGCATTACCTTCTGTAAAAATAAAAACCGATTTCCCAGCTATTTCCACTTTAGGTGCACAAAAAGCAGGTTGGTCTGTTTCTGTAGGTGAATTCTTTGCATTAGGTTCCGGTCCAGCTAGAGCATTATCATTAAAACCAGCTGAAACCTATGAAGAAATTGATTACAAAGATGAAGCTGATCTCGCAATCTTAACTTTAGAAGCTGATGTATTGCCTGGTGAAGACGTAGCTCAATACATTGCAGATGAATGTGGTGTAGCTGTAGAAAATGTATTCTTACTTGTAGCTCCTACCGCTTCCTTAGTTGGATCTATCCAAATTGCAGGAAGAGTAGTTGAAAACGGTACCTACAAAATGTTAGAATTCTTAAAATTTGACGTTAAAAAAGTTGTACATGCAGCAGGTATTGCACCAATCGCTCCTATCGACCCAGATGGATTAAAAGCTATGGGTAAAACCAATGATGCAGTTTTATTCGGTGGAAGAACTTATTACTATGTCAAATCTGAAGAAGGAGATGACATTGCAGCAGTAGCAGCTCAATTACCATCTTCTGCAGCTGACGGATATGGTAAACCATTCTTTGACGTGTTTAAAGATGCAGGATTCGACTTCTACCAAATCGACAAAGGAATGTTTGCACCAGCTGAAGTTGTTATCAACGATTTAACCACTGGTAAATTATACAAAGAAGGATTCGTTAACGCAGAATTACTCAAAAAATCCTTCGGTATTGAATAA
- a CDS encoding GNAT family N-acetyltransferase, with the protein MNFTINQLSDDCDTKIRVRNFLFSQIRSEYGYGYIPSWHKDIIDLNKYYIDSKKNSLFYVEDSGNGRIIATIAVRQYDKNFMEFQDLYSKESTASIWRLFVDKYYRRCGLATQLYNAVEKFCCENNFNEIYLHTHKNLEAGFSFWKKVGFNVTWDTNNELQTVHMVKNLSSK; encoded by the coding sequence ATGAATTTTACCATAAATCAATTGTCTGATGATTGTGATACAAAGATTAGGGTGAGAAATTTCCTGTTTTCCCAAATAAGGTCTGAATATGGCTATGGTTACATTCCATCATGGCATAAGGACATAATAGACTTGAATAAGTATTATATCGATTCCAAGAAAAATAGTCTGTTTTATGTTGAGGATAGTGGCAATGGAAGAATCATTGCTACCATAGCGGTTAGGCAGTATGATAAGAACTTTATGGAATTTCAGGACTTATACTCCAAGGAATCTACAGCAAGCATTTGGAGACTCTTTGTAGATAAGTATTATAGGCGTTGTGGATTGGCTACACAGTTGTATAATGCTGTTGAAAAATTCTGCTGTGAAAATAACTTCAACGAGATTTATTTGCATACCCATAAGAATCTTGAAGCTGGATTTAGCTTTTGGAAAAAGGTGGGATTCAATGTAACTTGGGATACAAATAATGAGCTCCAGACAGTTCATATGGTAAAGAATTTATCAAGTAAATAA
- a CDS encoding nicotianamine synthase family protein, whose amino-acid sequence MSCYKYWGTIEEIANKLSSYGDLDNEGLSALDGTDIEEITKILDDIEVIAHDKEIDFDSAKHILDDEKMNKALQLIRKFYVYIGARLERENAMKILESDDPKAVLDSFHFYDRYIGLIENEMQLAKFNENKTFVFLGSGPLPLTIIMFNMVTGCKCIGIEQDPDVAELSRKVLKRLDLDEGIEIITGNEKTIADLDYDILMIAAFAEPKDRVFANVWDVVDEKTPVLYRTYTGMRAILYSPVTEKDTRGFHQEVMLLPRGKTNNTSVLIRKIS is encoded by the coding sequence ATGAGTTGCTATAAATATTGGGGAACAATTGAAGAGATTGCAAATAAGCTTTCAAGTTATGGGGACTTAGACAACGAGGGGCTTTCTGCTTTAGATGGCACAGACATTGAGGAGATTACAAAGATTTTGGATGATATTGAAGTCATTGCCCATGATAAAGAAATAGACTTTGACTCTGCAAAGCATATTCTTGATGATGAGAAAATGAATAAGGCATTGCAGTTGATTCGTAAGTTCTATGTTTATATCGGTGCAAGATTGGAACGTGAAAATGCTATGAAGATATTGGAATCTGATGATCCTAAAGCTGTTTTGGATTCATTCCATTTTTATGACAGGTATATTGGCCTTATTGAAAATGAGATGCAATTGGCTAAATTCAATGAAAACAAGACTTTTGTATTCTTAGGAAGCGGTCCTTTGCCATTAACAATAATCATGTTTAATATGGTAACTGGATGCAAATGTATTGGTATTGAACAAGATCCTGATGTTGCTGAATTGTCAAGAAAAGTATTAAAACGTTTAGACCTTGATGAAGGAATTGAGATTATAACAGGTAATGAAAAGACCATTGCAGACTTGGATTATGACATCTTGATGATTGCAGCATTTGCTGAACCTAAGGACAGGGTATTTGCAAATGTTTGGGATGTTGTTGACGAGAAGACTCCTGTACTTTACAGGACCTATACTGGTATGAGAGCCATTCTTTACTCTCCAGTAACTGAAAAGGATACAAGAGGATTCCATCAGGAAGTCATGTTGCTTCCTAGAGGAAAAACAAACAACACTTCCGTATTAATTAGGAAGATTAGTTAA
- a CDS encoding DUF1890 domain-containing protein, which produces MKALVLLGCPEAPSQTPIGLYASYKLGQMGYDVTVSSNPAAGKILDISDPEGVYVKKRVDIEKCLDEIEEGDYDLLVGCVHKDAAATFFITYYHILKCKSLALVFSRDAEEVAEFADMVESSTDADIIAVRAFHNPNPIKVRFDKYLKTLEE; this is translated from the coding sequence ATGAAAGCATTAGTTTTACTTGGATGTCCTGAAGCTCCTTCACAAACTCCTATTGGGTTGTATGCTTCATACAAGTTAGGACAAATGGGCTATGATGTAACAGTATCAAGCAATCCTGCAGCAGGAAAGATATTGGATATTTCAGATCCTGAAGGGGTTTACGTTAAAAAAAGAGTCGATATTGAAAAATGTTTGGATGAGATTGAGGAAGGAGATTATGACTTATTGGTAGGTTGCGTTCATAAGGATGCGGCAGCTACTTTCTTCATAACATATTACCATATATTGAAATGCAAGTCATTGGCTCTTGTATTCTCAAGGGATGCAGAAGAAGTGGCTGAATTTGCAGATATGGTTGAATCCTCTACTGATGCAGATATCATTGCTGTAAGAGCTTTCCATAATCCAAATCCAATTAAGGTAAGATTTGACAAATATTTAAAAACTTTAGAGGAATAA
- a CDS encoding type II toxin-antitoxin system antitoxin SocA domain-containing protein, with protein MDFKKEKYIKIILYIISRCTHKENLGKTVISVLLYFIDFNYYELYGESLTNEIYLKSRIGIVPKHFNDTMNQLIKSHNLYYRQEIYYYYLIKRYYLRQIPLFNFTKDEQMIIDGVIYELSDFSATDLLIYQRGDMPYKLVNLDDELDYNHVFYRDELYSARKY; from the coding sequence TTGGATTTTAAAAAAGAAAAGTACATAAAAATTATACTATACATCATATCACGTTGCACACATAAGGAAAATCTTGGAAAAACTGTCATTTCGGTTTTGCTTTATTTCATTGACTTCAATTATTATGAATTATACGGCGAATCATTGACCAATGAAATTTATTTAAAATCAAGGATTGGAATAGTTCCAAAACATTTCAATGACACTATGAATCAGCTTATAAAGTCTCATAATTTGTATTATAGACAAGAGATCTACTATTATTACCTAATCAAAAGATATTACTTAAGACAGATTCCATTGTTTAATTTTACTAAAGATGAACAGATGATTATCGATGGTGTCATTTATGAGTTAAGCGATTTCAGCGCTACTGATCTGTTGATTTATCAGAGGGGGGATATGCCTTATAAATTGGTGAATCTGGATGATGAGCTGGATTACAATCATGTATTTTATAGGGATGAACTTTATTCTGCACGTAAATATTGA
- a CDS encoding DUF1894 domain-containing protein, whose translation MSFCLETYLQQNDDYEILVQRSGVKQCYKLIEENAKEIIHVNPGDKVLGARLIGLPPIPVGINEDEGTILITYTKPCHGTAAIKIPISPEEIADVRAMDIGV comes from the coding sequence ATGTCTTTCTGTTTAGAAACATATTTGCAACAAAATGATGATTATGAAATACTTGTGCAACGTTCTGGTGTAAAGCAATGCTATAAGCTCATTGAAGAGAATGCAAAGGAAATCATTCATGTAAATCCGGGTGATAAGGTCTTAGGCGCAAGATTGATAGGTCTTCCTCCAATACCTGTGGGAATCAATGAGGATGAAGGAACAATATTGATTACCTATACCAAGCCTTGCCATGGAACTGCAGCTATTAAAATTCCAATTAGTCCAGAAGAAATTGCAGATGTCAGAGCAATGGATATTGGTGTTTAA